In Spirochaeta thermophila DSM 6578, the following proteins share a genomic window:
- the cas1 gene encoding CRISPR-associated endonuclease Cas1: MAVLPHLIVDEYGAFIGKHSERLVVTKDKERLAQVPLIHLEAVLITGNGVGISSDAVHACTERGIPIHFLTRNGTPYASLYSAGLTGTVATRRAQLLAYHNGLGLALVVKIASGKLTNQAAFLKYLAKYRKETDPPTHEALTHAIETITTHRRQLSRILERTPSPGDHLTRLRSDIMGEEGRAANAYWEAIAHILPASLGFPGRVRRGARDPLNSALNYGYAILYGEAERALLLAGLDPYAGFLHADRPGKPAMVLDFVEEFRTPVVDRTIIGLATKGVSFDQEEDGLLARETRLMIAEKILERLETPAPFRGKRHPLRAIIQIQARSIATFFRGERKDYTPYRMRW, translated from the coding sequence ATGGCCGTACTTCCCCACCTCATCGTCGATGAATACGGCGCATTCATAGGTAAGCACAGCGAACGCCTCGTGGTCACCAAAGACAAAGAGCGACTTGCCCAGGTGCCCCTCATCCACCTCGAGGCAGTGCTCATCACCGGCAACGGAGTGGGCATCAGTAGCGATGCAGTCCACGCCTGTACCGAGAGGGGCATACCCATCCACTTCCTCACCCGGAACGGCACTCCCTACGCGAGCCTCTACAGCGCCGGCCTCACCGGAACCGTGGCCACCCGCAGGGCCCAGCTCCTCGCCTACCACAACGGTCTCGGTCTCGCCCTTGTGGTGAAGATCGCCTCAGGCAAGCTCACCAACCAGGCCGCCTTCCTCAAGTACCTGGCCAAATACCGCAAGGAGACCGATCCCCCCACCCATGAGGCACTCACGCACGCCATCGAGACCATCACCACCCACAGGCGACAGCTGTCACGCATCCTCGAACGCACCCCATCCCCCGGCGACCACCTCACCCGCCTGCGCAGCGACATCATGGGCGAAGAAGGCAGGGCGGCGAACGCCTATTGGGAGGCCATCGCACACATCCTCCCCGCCTCCCTCGGCTTTCCCGGTCGGGTACGCAGGGGCGCCCGCGATCCCCTCAACTCGGCCCTCAACTATGGGTACGCCATCCTCTACGGAGAGGCAGAGCGCGCCCTCCTCCTTGCAGGCCTCGACCCCTACGCAGGCTTCCTCCATGCCGACAGACCGGGAAAACCGGCCATGGTGCTCGACTTTGTGGAGGAGTTCCGCACGCCCGTAGTGGACAGAACCATCATTGGCCTCGCCACAAAAGGCGTCTCCTTCGATCAGGAAGAAGACGGCCTCCTTGCCAGAGAGACCCGACTCATGATCGCAGAGAAGATACTGGAACGCCTCGAGACTCCTGCCCCCTTCCGGGGCAAACGGCATCCGCTCAGAGCCATCATCCAGATCCAGGCCCGCAGCATCGCCACCTTTTTTCGGGGCGAACGGAAAGACTACACCCCCTATCGCATGAGATGGTAA
- a CDS encoding flavodoxin family protein, with product MNVLIVYDSIFGNTERLARVMGEACGGRNQVQVLHVSEATPDQVVGADVLIVGSPTRGFRPTPAVKLLLKRIPHGGLKGVRTAAFDTRFPLEKMKSAFFLLPFLVRVFGYAAGPMAEILEKRGGEVAVPPEGFFVEGVEGPLVEGEIERAEAWVQAVVGAGG from the coding sequence ATGAACGTTCTGATCGTCTATGATTCGATCTTCGGCAACACCGAGCGGCTCGCCCGTGTGATGGGCGAGGCGTGCGGAGGGCGGAACCAGGTGCAGGTGCTCCATGTGAGCGAGGCCACGCCGGATCAGGTCGTGGGGGCGGACGTGCTCATCGTCGGGTCCCCCACCCGAGGTTTCAGACCCACGCCGGCCGTGAAGCTCCTGCTCAAGAGGATTCCTCACGGTGGATTGAAGGGGGTGAGAACGGCTGCATTCGATACCCGATTCCCGTTGGAGAAGATGAAGTCGGCGTTTTTCCTCCTCCCCTTTCTGGTGCGGGTCTTCGGGTATGCCGCAGGCCCCATGGCTGAGATCCTGGAGAAGAGGGGAGGGGAGGTCGCGGTGCCTCCCGAGGGGTTTTTCGTGGAAGGGGTCGAGGGTCCACTGGTGGAGGGCGAGATCGAACGTGCCGAGGCGTGGGTACAGGCCGTGGTCGGGGCCGGGGGGTGA
- a CDS encoding CPBP family intramembrane glutamic endopeptidase: MPLLISKRPLRDFFMDEKRLWVKENWWVILLFAVTILSPFFMYFLPRFSSTPPLVLLLSVPLALVHAFFEELFWRGLYIKEFPDSVVWGVVIPSLFFSLWHVAPQFAIPADDVVLFVASTLPLGFVYGFVAYATKSARWSAIGHGISGVMAYSGFLSLSLSRVLTQ, from the coding sequence GTGCCCCTGCTGATCTCGAAGAGGCCGCTGAGGGACTTCTTCATGGATGAGAAGAGGTTGTGGGTCAAGGAGAACTGGTGGGTCATCCTCCTCTTCGCGGTAACGATACTCTCGCCCTTCTTCATGTACTTTCTTCCCAGGTTCTCGTCGACTCCTCCTCTCGTGTTGTTGCTTTCGGTGCCGCTGGCCTTGGTACATGCATTCTTCGAAGAGCTTTTCTGGAGGGGCTTGTATATCAAGGAGTTCCCCGACAGTGTCGTGTGGGGAGTCGTGATCCCCTCTCTGTTCTTCTCGTTGTGGCACGTGGCTCCACAATTCGCGATACCGGCGGATGATGTGGTCCTCTTCGTGGCCTCTACACTTCCCCTCGGGTTCGTGTACGGGTTCGTGGCGTATGCCACGAAATCGGCCAGGTGGAGTGCGATCGGTCACGGGATCAGCGGGGTCATGGCCTACAGCGGTTTCTTGTCGTTGAGTCTCTCCCGCGTGCTCACCCAGTGA
- the cas6 gene encoding CRISPR system precrRNA processing endoribonuclease RAMP protein Cas6, translating to MKPSSRPSTSSPSCPAALPFPLTALRMRLTCVPETPVHLEGLKAGTLLRGALLSVMLRTTCPLTGVPYERRKEVDPEHVATCPVCWLIQANEQPGNERRGYLITPPLPPADTYLPGQPFSFHITLLGKATTYIPYFIISSHEMGRTGVGKGRGRFTLHHIHAELSPPGTTSRPEEWEMRAPDDLTVRMPPTYLTHQHILSAAEALLPRMRRPRLTLHFLTPLRLVHENHLVKTPEFLPFFTRLLERVDMLASRHADAPPRPPGERTRLHDLAARVRLHHHTTRWEDVKTWSSRTRRHTWISGLVGSATYTAPPEVWEALLPWLLWGTVVQVGKDAVKGNGVFLVSLS from the coding sequence ATGAAGCCCTCCTCCCGCCCATCCACATCGTCCCCTTCATGCCCTGCGGCACTCCCCTTCCCCCTCACCGCCCTGAGGATGCGCCTCACCTGCGTCCCGGAGACCCCGGTGCACCTGGAAGGCCTTAAGGCCGGAACCCTGCTCCGCGGCGCCCTCCTCTCGGTGATGCTCCGCACCACCTGCCCGCTCACAGGCGTACCCTACGAGCGCCGGAAGGAAGTGGACCCCGAGCACGTCGCCACCTGTCCCGTGTGCTGGCTCATCCAGGCCAACGAGCAGCCCGGCAACGAACGCCGCGGCTACCTCATCACGCCCCCCCTCCCCCCGGCCGACACCTACCTCCCCGGACAGCCGTTCAGCTTCCACATCACCCTCCTCGGAAAAGCCACCACCTACATCCCCTACTTCATCATCTCCTCCCACGAGATGGGCAGAACCGGCGTGGGCAAGGGACGAGGCCGTTTCACCCTCCACCACATACACGCCGAGCTCTCCCCCCCGGGCACCACCTCCCGCCCCGAAGAGTGGGAGATGCGCGCCCCCGACGACCTCACCGTCCGCATGCCCCCCACCTACCTCACCCACCAGCACATCCTCAGCGCCGCCGAAGCCCTCCTCCCCCGCATGAGGCGCCCCCGGCTCACCCTCCATTTCCTCACGCCCCTGAGACTCGTGCACGAGAACCACCTGGTGAAGACCCCCGAGTTCCTCCCCTTCTTTACCCGCCTCCTCGAGCGCGTGGACATGCTCGCATCCCGTCACGCCGATGCCCCACCCCGCCCCCCTGGAGAGCGCACCCGGCTCCACGACCTCGCCGCCCGCGTCCGCCTCCACCACCACACCACCCGGTGGGAAGACGTGAAGACCTGGTCGTCCCGCACCCGCAGGCACACATGGATAAGCGGCCTCGTCGGCAGTGCCACCTACACCGCCCCGCCCGAAGTATGGGAAGCCCTCCTCCCATGGCTCCTGTGGGGCACCGTGGTCCAGGTGGGAAAAGATGCGGTGAAGGGCAACGGGGTCTTCCTGGTGAGCCTTTCGTGA
- a CDS encoding ATP-binding protein encodes MIRTLTYTSGYPTALPGIRRRPLAFSPDLTVVYGPNGSGKTTIIRTLAHAAGLITDPLPFTYSIDRDAAPVVLFDPEDFVRSDLFLSRPELRSSGEIQAGAINTFIDAILSRFPLYRLSPHLRPTLLLDEPDHHVGFGAQFILWRHILPALARHFQVIVSSHSIFPVLLAKHTLLRDDLIIELHPGYTDYCIDALAEAVDFYNEQHTPPGDGPV; translated from the coding sequence ATGATCCGCACCCTCACCTACACGTCAGGCTATCCCACCGCACTCCCAGGTATCCGACGCAGACCCCTTGCCTTTTCGCCCGACCTTACCGTGGTCTACGGCCCCAACGGGAGCGGCAAGACCACCATCATCCGCACCCTCGCCCACGCCGCCGGGCTCATCACCGATCCCCTCCCCTTCACCTACTCCATCGATCGCGATGCAGCCCCTGTCGTGCTCTTCGACCCGGAAGACTTCGTACGCTCAGACCTCTTCCTCTCGCGGCCCGAGCTCAGGTCTTCCGGCGAGATCCAGGCCGGCGCGATCAACACCTTCATCGACGCCATCCTCTCCCGCTTCCCCCTCTACCGCCTCTCTCCCCACCTCCGCCCCACCCTCCTTCTGGACGAACCGGACCACCACGTGGGCTTCGGCGCCCAGTTCATCCTCTGGCGCCACATCCTCCCCGCGCTCGCCCGCCACTTTCAGGTCATCGTCTCGAGCCACAGCATCTTCCCCGTGCTCCTCGCAAAACACACCCTCCTCCGGGACGACCTCATCATCGAGCTCCACCCCGGCTACACCGATTACTGCATCGACGCCCTCGCCGAGGCTGTGGACTTCTACAACGAACAGCACACCCCTCCCGGCGACGGCCCGGTATGA
- a CDS encoding DUF134 domain-containing protein, with protein sequence MARPVRPRRVVCLPRHLVYKPAGVPLSDLEVIGLSLDECEALRLVDLEDLSQEDAARLMGVSRQTVSSIVRSARRKVAEALLKGAALRVEAGPVDYPAPLHFRCRKCGHQWEGVLTPESMKARGCGHEEFVELSSS encoded by the coding sequence ATGGCTCGACCTGTGAGACCGAGACGTGTTGTCTGCCTTCCCCGGCATCTCGTGTACAAGCCGGCAGGGGTGCCTTTGAGCGATCTCGAGGTGATTGGGCTCTCGCTGGACGAGTGTGAGGCGCTCAGGCTCGTGGACCTCGAGGATCTCTCCCAGGAGGATGCGGCCCGCCTGATGGGGGTCTCCCGGCAGACGGTCTCATCCATCGTGCGGAGTGCGCGGCGGAAGGTGGCCGAGGCACTGCTGAAGGGCGCGGCCCTCCGGGTGGAGGCAGGGCCGGTGGACTATCCCGCGCCGCTCCACTTTCGGTGCAGGAAGTGCGGGCACCAGTGGGAGGGCGTGCTCACCCCGGAGTCGATGAAGGCCCGAGGGTGCGGTCACGAGGAGTTCGTGGAGCTTTCCTCCTCCTGA
- a CDS encoding sigma-54 interaction domain-containing protein, translated as MGRSMSDERFRYTDRGVGFTFDTLELLDTLPDGLFVVDESWRVVYFNETAAEITGVSREEAEGRPCWEVFRSSMCEGACPLREAMRRGVPVRERTGYIVSAEGERIPVVVSSRMVLQGEGRMKWGVELFRPVRGGGADGADPAGDDLLARSPAMKPVLELLPEVARTEAVVLITGETGTGKEVVARAIHRMSQRKDGPFVPVHCAGLPESLLEAELFGYKKGAFTGADRDKPGRFSLARGGTLFLDEIGELPLHLQVKLLRVLQDRAYEPVGGVRPEKLDARIIAATNRNLEEEVKAGRFRDDLYYRLNVVRIHLPPLRDRKEDVLLLAETFLARFNRAYERGIRGFSPEVVDVFLLYSWPGNVRELQHVVERAVIVCHEEFIQVGHLPEELVREAGGAEETAYGGLRTEQERVERRRILEALAASGGSVKEAARLLGVHRSTLYRKMQRLGIRQER; from the coding sequence ATGGGGCGATCGATGTCCGATGAGCGATTCCGCTACACAGACCGGGGGGTGGGGTTCACGTTCGACACGCTCGAGCTCCTCGATACACTGCCCGACGGACTTTTTGTGGTGGATGAATCCTGGCGGGTTGTGTATTTCAATGAGACGGCCGCTGAGATCACCGGGGTATCCCGCGAAGAGGCAGAGGGGAGACCTTGCTGGGAGGTCTTCAGGTCGAGCATGTGTGAGGGGGCGTGCCCGCTCAGGGAGGCGATGAGGAGAGGTGTGCCTGTACGGGAGAGAACCGGGTACATCGTGAGCGCAGAGGGGGAGCGTATCCCGGTGGTGGTCTCCTCCCGGATGGTGCTTCAGGGTGAGGGGCGCATGAAGTGGGGTGTGGAGCTCTTCCGGCCGGTGAGGGGAGGTGGTGCAGACGGTGCTGACCCGGCGGGGGACGATCTTCTGGCCAGGAGTCCTGCGATGAAGCCCGTGCTCGAACTCCTCCCTGAAGTAGCCCGTACCGAGGCAGTGGTACTCATCACAGGAGAAACGGGCACAGGGAAGGAGGTGGTGGCACGTGCCATCCATCGCATGAGTCAGCGTAAGGATGGTCCGTTTGTTCCTGTACACTGCGCAGGACTCCCTGAATCCCTCCTCGAAGCCGAGCTTTTTGGGTATAAGAAGGGGGCATTTACCGGGGCAGATCGGGATAAGCCAGGACGCTTCTCCCTCGCACGAGGGGGGACTCTCTTTCTCGATGAGATTGGTGAGCTCCCCCTCCATCTGCAGGTAAAGCTTTTGAGGGTTCTCCAGGACAGGGCGTATGAGCCAGTAGGTGGGGTGAGGCCTGAGAAGCTCGATGCGAGGATCATTGCGGCCACCAACCGGAACCTCGAGGAGGAGGTAAAGGCCGGGAGGTTTCGAGATGATCTGTACTACAGACTCAACGTGGTGAGAATTCATCTCCCTCCTCTGCGGGATCGCAAAGAGGACGTGCTTCTCCTTGCCGAGACGTTTCTTGCGCGTTTCAACAGGGCCTACGAGCGGGGGATCAGGGGGTTTAGCCCTGAGGTGGTGGATGTGTTTCTTCTCTACTCCTGGCCGGGGAATGTGAGAGAGCTCCAGCACGTGGTGGAGCGGGCGGTGATCGTGTGCCACGAGGAGTTCATCCAGGTAGGGCATCTGCCTGAGGAGCTCGTGAGGGAGGCTGGTGGGGCGGAGGAGACCGCGTACGGAGGCCTCCGGACGGAGCAGGAACGTGTGGAGAGGCGACGTATCCTCGAGGCGCTTGCGGCCTCAGGAGGATCAGTGAAAGAGGCGGCGCGACTCCTCGGCGTGCACCGAAGCACGCTCTACCGGAAGATGCAGCGGTTGGGGATCCGGCAGGAAAGGTGA
- a CDS encoding NifB/NifX family molybdenum-iron cluster-binding protein: MRVAISEWNGVVAPVFDASQKVRIFDEGSGHGEVREFSSPLPSAKVYELLGWGVDLLICGAISRPLAEMLESAGVRTVSFVRGEVEEVWEAWNQGRLATGSFTMPGCRRRGKGCRRRGWMWH; encoded by the coding sequence ATGCGTGTCGCGATTTCCGAGTGGAACGGGGTGGTGGCCCCGGTGTTCGATGCCTCACAGAAGGTACGGATCTTCGACGAGGGGAGCGGGCATGGGGAGGTGAGGGAATTCTCGAGTCCTCTCCCAAGTGCAAAGGTGTACGAGCTTCTGGGATGGGGGGTGGACCTGCTCATCTGTGGGGCAATTTCGAGGCCACTTGCAGAGATGCTCGAGAGTGCGGGGGTGAGGACAGTGAGTTTCGTCCGGGGTGAGGTGGAGGAGGTATGGGAGGCGTGGAACCAGGGGCGTCTTGCGACCGGCTCTTTCACGATGCCCGGATGCAGGCGTCGGGGAAAGGGATGTAGACGACGGGGTTGGATGTGGCATTAG
- a CDS encoding DUF5320 domain-containing protein, with protein MPYGDRTGPWGAGPRTGRAAGYCAGFGRPGYANPWVGGGWGRGWCHRNWYYLTGLPGWARGWMGPEAPGWWTSPSPEEEKKILEARASALEREMEALKKRMEELSRESGEA; from the coding sequence ATGCCGTACGGAGATAGAACTGGACCCTGGGGAGCCGGCCCCAGGACCGGGCGAGCGGCCGGATACTGTGCAGGTTTTGGCAGGCCCGGCTATGCGAACCCGTGGGTTGGGGGCGGATGGGGTCGTGGGTGGTGCCATCGCAACTGGTACTACCTTACAGGGCTTCCAGGCTGGGCCAGGGGCTGGATGGGGCCAGAGGCCCCCGGATGGTGGACGTCCCCTTCTCCCGAGGAGGAGAAGAAGATCCTGGAAGCACGGGCTTCGGCGCTTGAGAGGGAGATGGAGGCACTGAAGAAGAGGATGGAAGAGCTCTCCAGGGAATCCGGTGAAGCGTGA
- a CDS encoding NifB/NifX family molybdenum-iron cluster-binding protein, with the protein MRIAVPLEKGKVSSHFGGSERFCIIEVDENGNERSYEEFVPPPHEPGAFPRWFAQQGVDVVITGGIGSRALAMFKRLGIEVRSCVPPEDPREVVRAYVEGRLPEAEEPCTDHHHHHHHHAHHHHEEE; encoded by the coding sequence ATGCGTATTGCGGTGCCGCTTGAGAAAGGGAAAGTCTCTTCCCATTTCGGTGGTTCAGAAAGGTTCTGTATCATCGAAGTTGACGAGAACGGAAACGAGCGCTCATATGAGGAATTCGTACCTCCTCCTCACGAGCCAGGTGCCTTTCCTCGCTGGTTCGCACAGCAGGGAGTGGACGTGGTGATCACCGGGGGCATTGGATCAAGGGCGCTTGCGATGTTCAAGAGATTGGGAATCGAAGTGAGATCGTGTGTCCCCCCCGAGGATCCCCGTGAAGTGGTGAGAGCGTATGTGGAAGGGCGTCTCCCCGAAGCAGAGGAACCGTGCACCGACCATCACCATCATCACCACCACCATGCCCACCACCATCACGAGGAGGAATGA
- a CDS encoding MBL fold metallo-hydrolase produces the protein MPTTITRRNERVEILILVDNKASPRFRAEHGFSVLVRMRQRSILFDTGAGAALSHNASVLGVGRDEIQVVVLSHGHYDHTGGLTWWEGEVSPTLYLSPYALQSRYSVRAGQARPIGMPAEARAWVNSLPPDRVVWTTEPHMIEEGCWVTGPISRSPHEDTGGPYFLDEEGRFPDPMLEDQAMWVETEEGLVVISGCAHAGIVSTLEYVIRVAGASKIRAVIGGFHLAHASVARLTYTAEHLARLGVHTLVPCHCTGEDAVSFLSRSLEGRVVTGEVGFRLSF, from the coding sequence ATGCCCACCACCATCACGAGGAGGAATGAGCGGGTGGAGATACTCATCCTGGTAGACAATAAGGCTTCACCACGTTTCCGTGCTGAGCATGGTTTTTCTGTGCTCGTACGTATGCGACAGCGATCGATCCTCTTCGATACAGGGGCGGGAGCCGCGCTCTCTCATAATGCCTCGGTCCTGGGAGTGGGCAGGGATGAGATTCAGGTGGTGGTTCTCTCCCATGGGCACTACGACCACACAGGAGGTCTCACCTGGTGGGAGGGGGAGGTCTCTCCCACCCTCTATCTTTCTCCTTATGCGTTACAGTCCCGTTACAGCGTGAGGGCTGGACAGGCACGCCCCATCGGAATGCCGGCAGAGGCCCGTGCATGGGTGAACAGTCTCCCCCCCGATCGGGTTGTGTGGACCACTGAACCGCATATGATCGAGGAAGGGTGCTGGGTGACTGGCCCCATTTCCAGGAGTCCCCATGAGGATACCGGTGGTCCGTACTTCCTCGATGAGGAAGGAAGGTTCCCGGATCCCATGCTCGAGGACCAGGCGATGTGGGTAGAGACAGAGGAAGGACTGGTGGTGATCTCCGGGTGTGCCCATGCAGGGATCGTCTCCACCCTCGAGTATGTGATTCGGGTGGCAGGAGCCTCGAAGATCAGGGCGGTGATTGGGGGATTCCACCTCGCCCACGCCTCGGTAGCCCGTCTTACCTACACTGCCGAACACCTTGCGCGTCTGGGGGTGCATACCCTCGTACCCTGTCACTGTACCGGGGAGGATGCGGTCTCCTTTCTCTCCCGCTCCCTCGAAGGTCGCGTGGTGACCGGTGAGGTGGGCTTCCGTCTCTCGTTCTAG
- a CDS encoding DUF6485 family protein, with product MRTCTIEKNKARCNCTYPCSKKGICCECLAYHRSMGELPACYFPPEAEKTYNRSIEYYLKVTGRA from the coding sequence ATGCGGACCTGTACCATCGAGAAGAACAAGGCCCGGTGCAACTGCACCTATCCCTGTTCCAAAAAAGGAATCTGCTGCGAGTGCCTCGCCTACCATCGAAGCATGGGGGAACTTCCCGCCTGTTACTTCCCTCCCGAGGCGGAGAAGACCTACAACCGTTCCATCGAGTACTACCTCAAGGTGACGGGCAGGGCATAA
- a CDS encoding DMT family transporter has product MERDKLIGVAAMLFSVVVWGISFVSTKIALAAFGPMMLAFIRFAMGVGVLALLLRLQGKNFRVSQREVPLLIAGGVIGVTLYFYFENNGLVHLPASDASLIVASIPIVSLLAEVVVFHRRMEVREGIGALLSFAGVYLIVREGLRLTGRPAGYLLMAGAAASWVAYGFLSRPVLERNDRLVVVFWHFVAGTLAFLPFLPTEAQHVELLDGLILVHVVFLGVGCSALAYWTYQVAIHRLGVAVANVFINLIPFITVLAALVVLGEALSPLKWVGGAVVVAGVSLALMPGRKKGAGSAREPAPH; this is encoded by the coding sequence ATGGAGAGAGACAAGCTCATCGGCGTGGCGGCCATGCTCTTCTCTGTGGTGGTGTGGGGCATCTCCTTTGTCTCCACAAAGATTGCCCTTGCCGCCTTCGGGCCCATGATGCTGGCCTTCATACGGTTCGCTATGGGGGTAGGGGTGCTCGCGCTCCTGCTGCGTTTGCAGGGAAAGAACTTTCGGGTGAGTCAGCGGGAGGTTCCTCTCCTCATCGCAGGAGGGGTGATAGGGGTGACCCTCTATTTCTACTTTGAGAACAATGGACTCGTACACCTTCCGGCCTCGGATGCCTCCCTCATCGTTGCGAGTATTCCCATCGTGTCCCTTCTCGCTGAGGTGGTGGTGTTCCACAGGCGTATGGAAGTGCGGGAGGGGATCGGTGCCCTCCTCTCCTTTGCCGGGGTATACCTCATCGTTCGTGAGGGGCTCAGGCTCACCGGCCGGCCTGCAGGATACCTCCTCATGGCCGGTGCTGCGGCAAGCTGGGTGGCCTACGGCTTTCTCTCACGACCCGTTCTCGAAAGAAACGACCGCCTGGTGGTGGTCTTCTGGCACTTCGTGGCAGGGACGCTCGCGTTCCTCCCCTTTCTTCCCACAGAGGCCCAGCACGTTGAGCTGCTCGATGGCCTCATCCTCGTCCATGTCGTCTTCCTCGGTGTTGGGTGTTCGGCCCTGGCCTACTGGACGTATCAGGTGGCCATCCACCGGTTGGGGGTGGCGGTGGCCAATGTCTTCATCAATCTCATTCCCTTCATCACCGTGCTTGCGGCCCTGGTGGTGCTGGGGGAGGCGCTCTCACCCCTCAAGTGGGTGGGAGGGGCGGTGGTGGTGGCAGGCGTTTCGCTCGCCCTCATGCCCGGGAGAAAGAAGGGGGCCGGCTCCGCGAGGGAACCGGCCCCTCATTGA